The Streptococcus equi subsp. equi nucleotide sequence CAAGCATGCCTTTATAGATATCAGGCTCAATCTTGCCACCACTTGTCAAAACGTGGATAGTTTGCAAGTTAATCATCTTTTGTGTGCGCTCTGCAGCTGCCCTGGCCAAACCAGCGGCTGTTTGTGCAGTTGTTGCTGTCTTAGCAGTTTCTTGCGATAGTTTTTCCAAGTCGTCCACTTTTTGGACTGCCTCGCCCATTGCGATTTCGACATACTCTGATTTTTTAAATTCGTCGAGGACCATTTTAATAACGTCGAGGTCATTTGTAGATGACAGATCTTTTTTTATCGTTTGCGGGATAGATGCACCGTCATCACCTGTGATGATGACATGTGTACCCTCAATAACCCCTAGCGCGTTTGGTTGTGGATATTTGCCGACGATTTTCCAATTTCTAGCCATAATTATTCTCCTTTTTTATTTGCTTCGTATTGTTCCAAAATGCTGTCAATCAGTACAATTTCGGCCGCCGTAAACTCATCTTCGGCCTCGGCCAAATACTCCAAAAAGTCGATAAATCGCTTAGAGTACTCATGGCCTTTGATGACGATAGGCTCGTTGGCTAACTCGTCTAAAAAGTCGTTAAGCTCAGTTACTTTTGTGACATCAGCTAATTTAGCGTTGCCTTTGTCATCAACTAACCACTTACCTTTGTCGTTTTTAGCAGCGTATTGATCGATAATATCAACCTCGTCTTTGGCATACTCTCTGAGCTTAGCCTCTACTTTGGCAAGCAGCTTAGCGCGGCCGCGATTAACTCTCATGTTAGTAACCTTAATTTTGTCTAGTACGCTATAGAGCGTATTTAAGTCTTTGTTTTGTACTGTTAAATCCATGTTGTCTCCTATAATCCATTAATATATGAGTTATACTCTCTGATGATTGCACTAGTAGTGTCTGAGTTAAATGTCCATGCTGTGTTATTAGCATGTAACCAGCAGCGGCCGAGGGCTAAAATGGCCTGATACATCTTATTGAGATCGACCATTTTTGGCATTAGGCTAGGCCGCATCTTAAAGCCACGATCGATGTTAAAATCGTCGCTAAAGACAATATCATCACCGTAAATTTCGGCCTGATCGACAAGCGCTGTGTGCTCGTAACCTCGTGCGTACCTAAAAAACCTAGCACCGCAAAAACGACCGCTCGACGCGCTGTTAATCCCGTCACCTGACGAGGTTATCCCGATCGAGGCGTAAAGCGCACTACCTGTATAATTTTTTGGCGTGGCATTGCTAAAATGCACAAAGGCTGTGTGGGTACCGTCTTTACGTACAAGCGCATTGTCCTTGTTATTAAAGTTAATGGTAGCGTTGCTGTTAAAGTCAATTTTAGAGTTTAACAAGTCAATCATCATCGCTCCGTTGCGAGCTCTGATAACTTTACCCTCAAGCAAACTTGTAATCGTATGTTCGATTTTAG carries:
- a CDS encoding phage protein, translated to MDLTVQNKDLNTLYSVLDKIKVTNMRVNRGRAKLLAKVEAKLREYAKDEVDIIDQYAAKNDKGKWLVDDKGNAKLADVTKVTELNDFLDELANEPIVIKGHEYSKRFIDFLEYLAEAEDEFTAAEIVLIDSILEQYEANKKGE
- a CDS encoding phage protein → MARNWKIVGKYPQPNALGVIEGTHVIITGDDGASIPQTIKKDLSSTNDLDVIKMVLDEFKKSEYVEIAMGEAVQKVDDLEKLSQETAKTATTAQTAAGLARAAAERTQKMINLQTIHVLTSGGKIEPDIYKGMLELIEPAKKGQYQEHDVFTVLDDKHEDLAGEGKLVFVYVNEAFEYDKQTLKDLESEDKVTVIKYADLVKGK